In Nostoc piscinale CENA21, the genomic stretch TATCGCCTCAAAGATAATCGGGGGCGATTTTCCATCTGTTTACACAATCGTAATTCTGTACCTTTGCGGCTCCATTCTACTTGATCAAAAATTTGATGGAGTAAACATAAACCGCGACCACTTTCTGATTCATCCGGTGGTAAATAGTCTGTCGGCTCTCTATCAGAATTTGGTTCCGGTGTAAAGCCTTGACCTTGGTCAGAAATTACCCACCAATATTGATTATCTATCAACGAAAAACGGACTACGACTCTTTTACTGGGATCGAGATTATTACCATGTTTGGCGGCATTGACTAAGGCTTCTTGGAGTCCTAGCCGCAATTCTGCTTGTAATTTAACTGGAATTTCTGCCAGCAGTAAATCTAATATGGGACAAAGATAGAGAGTAGAGGCAAAACTAAGTGTGCCCCAATAACGTCCAACAGGACGGAGCGAAATGCTAATCACAAGAGAAACCCCATAGCTTTCAGTTAGCTAGACATCAGTTTGCTTGTACGCGCACCCTGACAAAATTGGAGGTGGTCATGCTGCCTTCAAACTTGCGTCTTTTATACTAGTTTTGAAAATGCTAGGGAGCATTTACTCTGTTTACGAAATTTGATTGTCGATACATAAAACGGCTTTTAAAAATTTACGATCGCAATCAGCAAATTAAAATATGCTGAAAATTTTTGAGAACTATGAAAGTGAGTTTTGTAGTGCCGATTTTGATATCAGACAACCTTATTCATAATCAATGAGAGTCTATGCAACTTTAGTTGTTTTAACAAAATCATTTCTATGTTTTAGGCTAATTCGATTTTAGCATTGTTACTATGCAAGAGACTACACATTTGCAATTTAAGATTTTGATAAAGAGTTAGTACTCTTATTTAAATGTCATAACACAAGAAAGGCAGCAGCTTCTACATGAGATGTTTGTGGAAAAAAATCAGCAGGTTGCACCCTTGTAACTTTATATATGCCTCCTTCACATAACAATTTCAGGTCACGCGCAAGTGTGGCTACTTTACAGCTGACGTAAACGATGCGAGCAGGTTTCGAGCGCAGTAATGAATCGATGACAGTGCGATCGCATCCCTTACGTGGCGGATCTAGTATGACCACATCAGGTATTATTCCCATTTGCGGCAGTAAATTCTCTACCGCACCGACTTGAAATGTAACGTTATGTATACTGTTGCGATTCGCGTTTAAAATTGCTTGCTCAACTGCTTCAGCCTGTAATTCCAATCCTATTGTTTGGCGTACCTGCTTGGCTAAAGGCAGAGTTAACGTCCCAATTCCACAATAAGCGTCAACTAGCACCTCATTTCCTTGGAGGTTAAGTTCTGCCTGAATGACTTCTAACAGTGCTTCGGCTGTTTCCGTAGAAACCTGGAAAAATGTATCGGGGCGGACTTGAAATTCTAAATTAGCAAATTGTTCTCTGAGATAAGGAACACCTGCAATAGTGCGAGTTTCGTCACCAAAAATGGCATTTGTTCTTTCTGGGTTGCGATTTAAAGAAACTCCCACCAATTGTGGATATCGCTGCAACCATTCCTCAGCTTGTTCAGTAATTCCCGCTAAGTGCCAATCTGTCACCACCAAAGTCAACAGCATTTCTCCCGTCCGGCGACCGATGCGTAAACCTAAATGGCGAATTTGCCCTTGGTGACGTTGTTCGTTGTAAATTTTCCAGCCACGCTTTTGAATGTCTTGCTTCACGTCCCCAAGCAGAGGATTTAAGCGAGAATCTTGCACAGGGCATTGATTTAAGTTCACTAAATGGTGACTACCCTTTTGGTAATATCCCGCCTGTACTTGCCCGGTAGTAGAAACACTAAAAGGATAAGTAGATTTATTGCGGTATCCCAGGGGTGACACAGCCGCCAATACAGGATCTACTGATGGTGTAGTAAAACCACCGATACGCTGTAAAGCTTGGATAACTTGATTGCGTTTAGCTTCTAGCTGATATTCATAATCAATATGCTGCCACTGACAACCACCGCACTTATCCGCCAC encodes the following:
- a CDS encoding ATP-binding protein; amino-acid sequence: MISISLRPVGRYWGTLSFASTLYLCPILDLLLAEIPVKLQAELRLGLQEALVNAAKHGNNLDPSKRVVVRFSLIDNQYWWVISDQGQGFTPEPNSDREPTDYLPPDESESGRGLCLLHQIFDQVEWSRKGTELRLCKQMENRPRLSLRR
- the rlmD gene encoding 23S rRNA (uracil(1939)-C(5))-methyltransferase RlmD; the encoded protein is MTNIWKQGELIEVAIADLTDTGDGVGRYEERVVFVPDTVPGDRVMVRLLHVKPKYAHGKLMQLLQPSPHRIRPSCIVADKCGGCQWQHIDYEYQLEAKRNQVIQALQRIGGFTTPSVDPVLAAVSPLGYRNKSTYPFSVSTTGQVQAGYYQKGSHHLVNLNQCPVQDSRLNPLLGDVKQDIQKRGWKIYNEQRHQGQIRHLGLRIGRRTGEMLLTLVVTDWHLAGITEQAEEWLQRYPQLVGVSLNRNPERTNAIFGDETRTIAGVPYLREQFANLEFQVRPDTFFQVSTETAEALLEVIQAELNLQGNEVLVDAYCGIGTLTLPLAKQVRQTIGLELQAEAVEQAILNANRNSIHNVTFQVGAVENLLPQMGIIPDVVILDPPRKGCDRTVIDSLLRSKPARIVYVSCKVATLARDLKLLCEGGIYKVTRVQPADFFPQTSHVEAAAFLVL